One window from the genome of Nicotiana tomentosiformis chromosome 5, ASM39032v3, whole genome shotgun sequence encodes:
- the LOC138892608 gene encoding uncharacterized protein: MVVCGEKSAGVEESVKKTVGSGSGEAAEGLVQLGKNIDEPVSSEQVTLADLLKRVTESYNPNKKGSSKTKTHGTARANKKRKAAPFVTIEIPPIRGRATRSQLKQNEAELQKALEDSRRKAVAKGKKKMDEPIEAVDIDEMDLVLRDKDETEEVEVLTPKAKKAKTSTKKSVSESKSAEPSTLEEEWSGEEEDDSDTEKDKMAKFGKRTILKGRLLRDLEEQGMVLLLEKLELQGWKDMVLQMDGKLDMNEIVEFMANGEVKDGMVTNIVKGVQVYFDVKELFYLEKIVIGTQSIQVRVNLKLSQQLEAVCHNGIIASMLHHETFLKYRDELSQLKAEVKELDEKRDMYKLLSEQREGEAKSLGAELEVAQKEHADLVEQVKIFKVSDDELDTMTNGQNPQIQQKINRIDQLRAEMDVIKVEAKEWKGKMDRLALENETAWAQLTSAEAQLRAMGEKFEARSQNVE; encoded by the exons ATGGTTGTTTGTGGAGAAAAATCTGCCGGAGtagaggagagtgtaaagaaaacagtgggaagtgggtctggcgaagcCGCCGAAGGGTTGGTTCAACTTggaaaaaatatagatgaacctgtttcATCTGAACAGGTTACCCTCGCAGACCTACTGAAGAGAGTGACTGAAAGTTATAATCCAAATAAGAAAGGGAGTTCAAAGACTAAAACCCATGGCACTGCTAGGGCAAATAAGAAAAGGAAGGCTGCCCCTTTTGTTACTATTGAAATTCCTCCCATAAGAGGAAGAGCCACAAGAAGTCAGCTAAAGCAGAATGAGGCAGAGCTGCAGAAAGCCTTAGAAGATAGTAGAAGAAAAGCAGTAGCTAAGGGAAAGAAGAAGATGGATGAGCCCATTGAGGCTGTTGACATTGATGAGATGGACCTGGTCCTTCGAGATAAAGATGAGACTGAAGAAGTGGAGGTTCTGACTCCCAAAGCCAAAAAAGCCAAGACTTCCACCAAGAAGTCTGTTTCGGAGTCAAAGTCTGCTGAACCATCAACCTTG GAAGAAGAATGGAGTGGAGAGGAAGAAGATGATTCTGACACTGAGAAAGAcaagatggccaagtttggcaAGAGGACAATTTTGAAAGGCAGACTCCTCAGGGACTTAGAGGAGCAAGGAATGGTGTTGCTTTTGGAGAAGTTGGAATTGCAAggctggaaggacatggtccttcagatggatggcAAGTTGGACATGAATGAAATTGTTGAGTTTATGGCAAATGGTGAGGTGAAAGATGGAATGGTTACCAATATAGTAAAAGGAGTGCAAGTCTACTTCGATGTGAAGgagttg TTTTATCTAGAgaaaattgtaataggtactcagagtattcaagttagagttaacttgaagttgtcgcaacagttagaggctgtTTGCCACAATGGGATTATtg CCTCAATGCTTCATCATGAAACCTTCCTGAAGTATCGGGATGAGCTGAGCCAACTCAAGGCCGAAGTCAAAGAGCTTGATGAGAAGAGAGACAtgtacaaacttctcagcgagcaacgtgAAGGTGAGGCTAAGAGCCTTGGAGCCGAGTTGGAAGTGGCTCAGAAAGAACACGCCGACTTGGTGGAACAAGTAAAAATCTTtaaagttagtgatgatgagctaGACACGATGACTAACGGTCAGAACCCGCAGATCCAACAGAAGATTAatcggatcgaccaactccggGCCGAGATGGATGTAATCAAGGTTGAGGCCAAAGAGTGGAAGGGCAAGATGGATCGCTTGGCCTTGGAAAATGAGACTGCCTGGGCACAATTAACCTCGGCGGAGGCTCAACTTCGAGCGATGGGGGAGAAATTTGAGGCCCGATCGCAAAACGTCGAGTAG